In Oryctolagus cuniculus chromosome X, mOryCun1.1, whole genome shotgun sequence, a single window of DNA contains:
- the LOC103351958 gene encoding transcription elongation factor A protein-like 3, protein METARNRKEGQVESEGQPGDEVEPEDEEKSDEEGKWHAEEPGGGQGQLVEEGGPGAEGPAAEAAKPPAEGPPAAPAPPESEPRAAEKRPAEDYVPRKAKRKTDRGTDDSPRDSHEDFQDRHLGSEETLRECADAARAQEELRKKQKTGGFHWMQREAQDPFAPRGQRGVRGVRGGGRGQRGFHDIPYL, encoded by the coding sequence ATGGAAACAGCCCGCAATAGGAAGGAGGGACAGGTGGAAAGCGAGGGACAGCCGGGAGACGAAGTGGAGCCCGAAGACGAAGAGAAGTCCGACGAGGAAGGAAAGTGGCATGCGGAGGAGCCTGGCGGGGGCCAGGGCCAGTTGGTGGAGGAGGGCGGGCCGGGCGCGGAGGGGCCAGCGGCCGAGGCGGCCAAGCCCCCCGCCGAGGGCCCGCCCGCAGCCCCCGCGCCGCCGGAGAGCGAGCCGCGCGCCGCCGAGAAGCGCCCGGCCGAAGACTACGTGCCCCGGAAAGCCAAAAGGAAAACGGACCGGGGCACGGACGACTCCCCCAGGGACTCGCACGAGGACTTCCAGGACCGGCACCTGGGCAGCGAGGAGACGCTGCGGGAGTGCGCCGACGCGGCCAGGGCTCAGGAGGAGCTGAGGAAGAAGCAGAAGACGGGCGGTTTCCACTGGATGCAGAGAGAGGCTCAGGATCCGTTCGCCCCGAGGGGCCAGCGGGGTGTCAGGGGGGTCCGGGGCGGCGGGAGGGGCCAGAGGGGCTTCCACGACATCCCGTACCTGTGA